Proteins encoded together in one Ciona intestinalis chromosome 1, KH, whole genome shotgun sequence window:
- the LOC100180951 gene encoding uncharacterized protein LOC100180951, with protein MRFTVLVFVTFLFSAWVCMAAEVQAPPEEKPGLPPRITEKDAERIKEIHKQIPGLHPDTFKIIPTSFRTKRTPEQIESDKKAKERFLAKDVSKLHEHVKYYIDNHKELYGNMTFEEAELFTKKIEDEMKLEETKHDEM; from the exons atgagATTCACCGTCTTAGTTTTTGTCACTTTCCTGTTTTCGGCATGGGTTTGTATGGCAGCAGAAGTACAGGCACCGCCCGAAGAAAAACCAGGTCTACCGCCG AGAATAACAGAAAAAGATGCAGAAAGAATTAAAGAAATTCACAAACAAATTCCGGGCCTTCATCCAGATACCTTTA AAATTATACCAACGTCGTTTCGGACAAAAAGAACTCCCGAACAAATCGAGTCTGACAAAAAAGCTAAAG AACGTTTTCTCGCGAAAGACGTCAGCAAATTACATGAGcatgtaaaatattacattgaCAACCACAAGGAACTGTATG GGAACATGACGTTCGAAGAAGCGGAGTTGTTCACTAAGAAGATTGAAGATGAAATGAAACTAGAGGAAACTAAACATGACGAAATGTAA
- the LOC100185769 gene encoding histidine-rich glycoprotein isoform X1: protein MFTFLVLLLCFCSVGCDHYYHEELHNEVHRLVNSKTIDKHKPSVKASDSKHHQDLHDHVKKIMDSHKYPSKSKSADHEQHQHAQKIMDAAHKHLASKKEEEKTKNANSKIPAHDLHKDNKGLKSKTSDHHTLNHEHSGHAKKLMEEAHHQLAHEKKKLETDHHQMAKDLMNTAHKHADSKQKAKKQMKQQGINHNNHDDLHKHVDDYLKEHSEKREQAKRHYDEKKSNNHHHWHHGHNSHSHHDQIHHHHDHDFHSHGHHDHDFNHHEFHDHHVPYDHEMDKAAQKMYKELGVRHLASGKSGKVSTETTNHLLQYYTLSLQTGENCYFQNVTKDSNIIIDFKQTSGETVLVKVFDPNNKIIVETKRVFGTLYATAKLDGPYHVCIYNPYWSTRKVFMILDVEPLDLGEHYKTHDQVHFFHPLNEILKQTRRLRALVVYDKTRWSMRNYEETYYTSTMMNRSWYMLYLALAIYFYKWWPYTKCLAMQQA, encoded by the exons ATGTTTACTTTTCTTGTGctgttgttatgtttttgttcaGTTGGCTGCGACCATTATTATCACGAG GAACTACACAATGAAGTTCACCGATTGGTTAACTCAAAAACAATTGACAAACATAAGCCATCAG tAAAGGCATCCGATTCAAAGCATCATCAAGACCTACATGATCATGTGAAGAAAATAATGGATTCTCATAAAT atCCATCGAAGTCCAAGTCAGCGGATCATGAACAACATCAGCATGCTCAGAAGATTATGGATGCCGCACATAAACATCTTg CGTCAAAGAAGGAAGAAGAAAAAACCAAAAATGCGAATTCTAAAATACCCGCTCATGATCTTCATAAAGACAACAAGGGATTAAAATCAA AAACATCAGACCATCACACTCTAAATCATGAGCATTCTGGTCATGCTAAGAAACTAATGGAAGAAGCACACCACCAATTgg CACATGAGAAGAAGAAACTAGAAACAGATCATCATCAAATGGCTAAAGATTTAATGAATACAGCTCACAAGCATGCAG ATTCCAAACagaaagcaaaaaaacagATGAAACAGCAAGGGATTAATCATAATAATCATGATGACTTACATAAACATGTGGATGACTATTTAAAGGAACATAGCGAAAAAAGAGAACAAG CTAAGAGACACTATGATGAGAAAAAGTCCAACAATCACCACCATTGGCATCACGGTCATAACAGTCATTCACATCATGACCAAATTCACCACCACCATGATCATGATTTTCATAGTCATGGGCATCATGATCATGATTTTAACCATCACGAGTTTCATGATCATCACGTTCCTTATGATCATGAAATGGATAAAGCAGCGCAGAAAATGTACAAAGAGTTGGGAGTCCGTCACCTTG catCTGGCAAAAGTGGTAAGGTATCTACAGAGACGACCAATCACCTACTTCAGTATTATACACTGAGTTTACAAACTGGCGAGAATTGTTACTTTCAGAATGTAACAAAAGACTCCAATATAATTATTGATTTTAAG CAAACATCTGGTGAAACAGTCTTGGTGAAAGTTTTTGAtccaaacaacaaaattatcgtggaaacaaagagagttttTGGGACTTTATACGCCACAGCTAAGCTAGATG GACCGTATCatgtgtgtatatacaatCCGTATTGGAGTACGCGTAAAGTGTTTATGATTTTAGACGTGGAACCGCTCGATTTAGGAGAGCATTACAAGACTCACGACCAG GTGCATTTCTTTCATCCTTTGAAcgaaattttgaaacaaactCGGCGTTTGCGAGCTTTGGTGGTTTATGACAAAACTAGATGGTCCATGCGGAATTATGAGGAGACGTATTATACAAGCACTATGATGAACAGGTCTTGGTATATGCTCTACTTGGCATTGGCAATCTACTTTTACAAGTGGTGGCCATACACAAAGTGTTTGGCAATGCAGCAAGCCTAA
- the LOC100185769 gene encoding histidine-rich glycoprotein isoform X2: MVQALLCELHNEVHRLVNSKTIDKHKPSVKASDSKHHQDLHDHVKKIMDSHKYPSKSKSADHEQHQHAQKIMDAAHKHLASKKEEEKTKNANSKIPAHDLHKDNKGLKSKTSDHHTLNHEHSGHAKKLMEEAHHQLAHEKKKLETDHHQMAKDLMNTAHKHADSKQKAKKQMKQQGINHNNHDDLHKHVDDYLKEHSEKREQAKRHYDEKKSNNHHHWHHGHNSHSHHDQIHHHHDHDFHSHGHHDHDFNHHEFHDHHVPYDHEMDKAAQKMYKELGVRHLASGKSGKVSTETTNHLLQYYTLSLQTGENCYFQNVTKDSNIIIDFKQTSGETVLVKVFDPNNKIIVETKRVFGTLYATAKLDGPYHVCIYNPYWSTRKVFMILDVEPLDLGEHYKTHDQVHFFHPLNEILKQTRRLRALVVYDKTRWSMRNYEETYYTSTMMNRSWYMLYLALAIYFYKWWPYTKCLAMQQA, from the exons ATGGTCCAAGCTCTCTTGTGT GAACTACACAATGAAGTTCACCGATTGGTTAACTCAAAAACAATTGACAAACATAAGCCATCAG tAAAGGCATCCGATTCAAAGCATCATCAAGACCTACATGATCATGTGAAGAAAATAATGGATTCTCATAAAT atCCATCGAAGTCCAAGTCAGCGGATCATGAACAACATCAGCATGCTCAGAAGATTATGGATGCCGCACATAAACATCTTg CGTCAAAGAAGGAAGAAGAAAAAACCAAAAATGCGAATTCTAAAATACCCGCTCATGATCTTCATAAAGACAACAAGGGATTAAAATCAA AAACATCAGACCATCACACTCTAAATCATGAGCATTCTGGTCATGCTAAGAAACTAATGGAAGAAGCACACCACCAATTgg CACATGAGAAGAAGAAACTAGAAACAGATCATCATCAAATGGCTAAAGATTTAATGAATACAGCTCACAAGCATGCAG ATTCCAAACagaaagcaaaaaaacagATGAAACAGCAAGGGATTAATCATAATAATCATGATGACTTACATAAACATGTGGATGACTATTTAAAGGAACATAGCGAAAAAAGAGAACAAG CTAAGAGACACTATGATGAGAAAAAGTCCAACAATCACCACCATTGGCATCACGGTCATAACAGTCATTCACATCATGACCAAATTCACCACCACCATGATCATGATTTTCATAGTCATGGGCATCATGATCATGATTTTAACCATCACGAGTTTCATGATCATCACGTTCCTTATGATCATGAAATGGATAAAGCAGCGCAGAAAATGTACAAAGAGTTGGGAGTCCGTCACCTTG catCTGGCAAAAGTGGTAAGGTATCTACAGAGACGACCAATCACCTACTTCAGTATTATACACTGAGTTTACAAACTGGCGAGAATTGTTACTTTCAGAATGTAACAAAAGACTCCAATATAATTATTGATTTTAAG CAAACATCTGGTGAAACAGTCTTGGTGAAAGTTTTTGAtccaaacaacaaaattatcgtggaaacaaagagagttttTGGGACTTTATACGCCACAGCTAAGCTAGATG GACCGTATCatgtgtgtatatacaatCCGTATTGGAGTACGCGTAAAGTGTTTATGATTTTAGACGTGGAACCGCTCGATTTAGGAGAGCATTACAAGACTCACGACCAG GTGCATTTCTTTCATCCTTTGAAcgaaattttgaaacaaactCGGCGTTTGCGAGCTTTGGTGGTTTATGACAAAACTAGATGGTCCATGCGGAATTATGAGGAGACGTATTATACAAGCACTATGATGAACAGGTCTTGGTATATGCTCTACTTGGCATTGGCAATCTACTTTTACAAGTGGTGGCCATACACAAAGTGTTTGGCAATGCAGCAAGCCTAA
- the LOC100185769 gene encoding histidine-rich glycoprotein isoform X3, whose translation MDSHKYPSKSKSADHEQHQHAQKIMDAAHKHLASKKEEEKTKNANSKIPAHDLHKDNKGLKSKTSDHHTLNHEHSGHAKKLMEEAHHQLAHEKKKLETDHHQMAKDLMNTAHKHADSKQKAKKQMKQQGINHNNHDDLHKHVDDYLKEHSEKREQAKRHYDEKKSNNHHHWHHGHNSHSHHDQIHHHHDHDFHSHGHHDHDFNHHEFHDHHVPYDHEMDKAAQKMYKELGVRHLASGKSGKVSTETTNHLLQYYTLSLQTGENCYFQNVTKDSNIIIDFKQTSGETVLVKVFDPNNKIIVETKRVFGTLYATAKLDGPYHVCIYNPYWSTRKVFMILDVEPLDLGEHYKTHDQVHFFHPLNEILKQTRRLRALVVYDKTRWSMRNYEETYYTSTMMNRSWYMLYLALAIYFYKWWPYTKCLAMQQA comes from the exons ATGGATTCTCATAAAT atCCATCGAAGTCCAAGTCAGCGGATCATGAACAACATCAGCATGCTCAGAAGATTATGGATGCCGCACATAAACATCTTg CGTCAAAGAAGGAAGAAGAAAAAACCAAAAATGCGAATTCTAAAATACCCGCTCATGATCTTCATAAAGACAACAAGGGATTAAAATCAA AAACATCAGACCATCACACTCTAAATCATGAGCATTCTGGTCATGCTAAGAAACTAATGGAAGAAGCACACCACCAATTgg CACATGAGAAGAAGAAACTAGAAACAGATCATCATCAAATGGCTAAAGATTTAATGAATACAGCTCACAAGCATGCAG ATTCCAAACagaaagcaaaaaaacagATGAAACAGCAAGGGATTAATCATAATAATCATGATGACTTACATAAACATGTGGATGACTATTTAAAGGAACATAGCGAAAAAAGAGAACAAG CTAAGAGACACTATGATGAGAAAAAGTCCAACAATCACCACCATTGGCATCACGGTCATAACAGTCATTCACATCATGACCAAATTCACCACCACCATGATCATGATTTTCATAGTCATGGGCATCATGATCATGATTTTAACCATCACGAGTTTCATGATCATCACGTTCCTTATGATCATGAAATGGATAAAGCAGCGCAGAAAATGTACAAAGAGTTGGGAGTCCGTCACCTTG catCTGGCAAAAGTGGTAAGGTATCTACAGAGACGACCAATCACCTACTTCAGTATTATACACTGAGTTTACAAACTGGCGAGAATTGTTACTTTCAGAATGTAACAAAAGACTCCAATATAATTATTGATTTTAAG CAAACATCTGGTGAAACAGTCTTGGTGAAAGTTTTTGAtccaaacaacaaaattatcgtggaaacaaagagagttttTGGGACTTTATACGCCACAGCTAAGCTAGATG GACCGTATCatgtgtgtatatacaatCCGTATTGGAGTACGCGTAAAGTGTTTATGATTTTAGACGTGGAACCGCTCGATTTAGGAGAGCATTACAAGACTCACGACCAG GTGCATTTCTTTCATCCTTTGAAcgaaattttgaaacaaactCGGCGTTTGCGAGCTTTGGTGGTTTATGACAAAACTAGATGGTCCATGCGGAATTATGAGGAGACGTATTATACAAGCACTATGATGAACAGGTCTTGGTATATGCTCTACTTGGCATTGGCAATCTACTTTTACAAGTGGTGGCCATACACAAAGTGTTTGGCAATGCAGCAAGCCTAA
- the LOC100183307 gene encoding uncharacterized protein LOC100183307, producing MTRNLQIASIVNMSLGGLFILIGFVTPAWIIATNASWGLLGACGYSTCISYVSRPAKLSAALALLVLSFIMEFVGVILVGVGCGCSGPKKNLILGGSVLSIVSAFFSVVGIAVAVSFFFSVSSTVTLGYSFGMTLLGAILALVAGILGIKAYKTFESE from the exons ATGACAAGAAATCTCCAGATCGCGTCTATTGTCAACATGAGCCTCGGAGGACTCTTTATATTAATCGGCTTCGTAACTCCGGCATGGATAATCGCAACAAACGCTTCGTGGGGCTTGTTGGGCGCATGTGGTTATTCTACATGTATAAGTTACG TCAGTCGTCCGGCAAAGTTATCGGCAGCTCTGGCATTGTTAGTTCTCTCGTTCATAATGGAATTTGTCGGAGTAATTTTAGTTGGGGTTGGGTGCGGGTGTTCTGGTCCAAAGAAAAACCTGATTTTGGGTGGATCCGTACTCTCTATTGTATcag CATTCTTCTCAGTCGTTGGGATCGCAGTCgctgtttcatttttcttcAGCGTTTCCTCCACTGTTACCTTGGGCTATAGCTTCGGAATGACACTGCTGGGCGCCATATTGGCTTTGGTAGCTGGAATACTGGGGATCAAAGCTTACAAGACATTTG AGTCGGAGTAA
- the LOC100175559 gene encoding uncharacterized protein LOC100175559, producing the protein MTRNLLIASIVNMSLGGLFILIGFVTPAWVIFTDGSVGLLGACTYSRCASYISRPAKLSAALALLVLSFIMEFVGVILVGVGCGCSGPKKNLILGGSVLSIVSAFFAVVGLGVAVSYFFSVFSTVTLGYSFGMTLLAVILAVVAGTLGIKAYKTFEN; encoded by the exons ATGACAAGAAATCTTCTGATCGCGTCTATTGTCAACATGAGCCTCGGAGGACTCTTTATATTAATCGGCTTTGTAACTCCGGCGTGGGTTATTTTTACTGACGGTTCGGTCGGCTTGTTGGGCGCATGTACATATTCTAGATGTGCAAGTTACA TCAGTCGTCCGGCAAAGTTATCGGCTGCTCTGGCATTGTTAGTTCTCTCGTTCATAATGGAATTTGTCGGAGTTATTTTAGTTGGGGTTGGATGCGGGTGTTCTGGTCCAAAGAAAAATCTGATTTTGGGTGGATCCGTACTCTCTATTGTATCAG CATTCTTCGCAGTCGTTGGGCTCGGAGTCgctgtttcatatttcttcAGCGTTTTCTCCACTGTTACCTTGGGCTATAGCTTCGGAATGACACTGCTAGCCGTCATATTGGCGGTGGTAGCTGGAACACTGGGGATCAAAGCTTACAAGACAtttg AGAACTAG
- the LOC100177893 gene encoding tropomyosin — MEQVKKKFATMRQELDEKEERIDHLDKLLKEKNIEMTEFEHRIHDFERKEIIQEQEIDALQDKVAALSHKLKESEDSQELAVQEVATLNHKIKMMEDELEAAETKAEDAKKQLEETMAELSDI; from the exons ATGGAACaagtaaagaaaaagtttGCGACTATGCGTCAAGAACTGGATGAAAAGGAAGAAAGAATTGACCATTTGGATAAACTcctcaaagaaaaaaatatagaaatgaCTGAGTTTGAACACAGGATTCATGATTTTGAGAGAAAGGAAATAATACAGGAACAGGAAATTGATGCACTACAAGACAAAGTTGCTGCACTCTCTCACAAATTAAAAGAA TCGGAAGATTCACAGGAACTTGCTGTACAAGAGGTTGCTactttaaaccataaaatcaaaatgatGGAAG ATGAATTGGAAGCAGCCGAAACAAAAGCAGAAGACGCAAAGAAACAATTAGAAGAAACAATGGCAGAGTTGTCtgatatttaa
- the LOC100180244 gene encoding carbonic anhydrase 2-like isoform X1, with translation MIRTAISKGLSLSRACISASNVRQFNDQQRRMAHWGYAQTILGPEKWYLDYLIGKEGKRQSPIDIKERDLDPKNFPSLDMCYDPSEITKVKNTGTSVKFFSTGTKSGFTGGPFQHRQRLVQFHFHWGAENNRGSEHTINGRPTSAELHFVHYNDKYPDATEAMKHPDGLSVLGVFIDVEDTCNPAYQVLLHNVRKVRYAHTEAHVEGCLDVDGLFPSDKGAFAHYHGSLTTPPLTECVEWINFREITGISQEQMDTFRGLYSTEEGKPAVPLVDNFRPVQPIHGRTVYCRDCM, from the exons ATGATTCGAACTGCAATTTCCAAGGGACTTTCCCTGTCCCGAGCATGCATCAGCGCTTCAAAC GTAAGACAATTCAACGACCAACAACGTAGAATGGCACACTGGGGATATGCTCAAACAATTTTAG GGCCAGAAAAATGGTACCTTGATTACCTGATCGGCAAAGAGGGAAAGCGCCAGTCACCCATTGATATCAAAGAAAGGGACCTAGACCCAAAG AATTTTCCTTCGTTGGATATGTGTTACGACCCAAGCGAAATTACGAAGGTGAAGAACACTGGTACTTCGGTCAAGTTCTTTTCAACTGGAACTAAATCTG GATTTACTGGTGGTCCCTTCCAGCACAGACAGCGTTTGGTCCAATTTCATTTCCATTGGGGTGCGGAAAATAACCGTGGTTCGGAGCATACGATCAACGGCAGACCTACAAGCGCAGAG CTTCACTTTGTGCATTACAACGATAAATACCCGGATGCTACCGAAGCAATGAAGCACCCTGACGGTTTGAGTGTACTTGGCGTATTTATTGAC GTGGAAGACACATGCAACCCTGCATATCAGGTTCTTCTGCACAACGTTAGGAAGGTTCGGTACGCG CACACCGAAGCCCATGTGGAAGGATGCCTTGACGTGGATGGATTATTCCCATCAG ACAAAGGCGCCTTCGCTCACTACCACGGATCCCTGACCACCCCACCACTTACCGAATGCGTGGAGTGGATCAACTTTCGCGAAATAACCGGAATATCTCAAGAGCAG ATGGACACGTTCAGGGGATTGTATTCTACCGAGGAAGGCAAACCAGCAGTGCCTCTGGTGGACAATTTCCGTCCAGTGCAACCAATTCATGGTCGCACAGTTTACTGCCGCGACTGTATGTAA
- the LOC100180244 gene encoding carbonic anhydrase 2-like isoform X2 has product MAHWGYAQTILGPEKWYLDYLIGKEGKRQSPIDIKERDLDPKNFPSLDMCYDPSEITKVKNTGTSVKFFSTGTKSGFTGGPFQHRQRLVQFHFHWGAENNRGSEHTINGRPTSAELHFVHYNDKYPDATEAMKHPDGLSVLGVFIDVEDTCNPAYQVLLHNVRKVRYAHTEAHVEGCLDVDGLFPSDKGAFAHYHGSLTTPPLTECVEWINFREITGISQEQMDTFRGLYSTEEGKPAVPLVDNFRPVQPIHGRTVYCRDCM; this is encoded by the exons ATGGCACACTGGGGATATGCTCAAACAATTTTAG GGCCAGAAAAATGGTACCTTGATTACCTGATCGGCAAAGAGGGAAAGCGCCAGTCACCCATTGATATCAAAGAAAGGGACCTAGACCCAAAG AATTTTCCTTCGTTGGATATGTGTTACGACCCAAGCGAAATTACGAAGGTGAAGAACACTGGTACTTCGGTCAAGTTCTTTTCAACTGGAACTAAATCTG GATTTACTGGTGGTCCCTTCCAGCACAGACAGCGTTTGGTCCAATTTCATTTCCATTGGGGTGCGGAAAATAACCGTGGTTCGGAGCATACGATCAACGGCAGACCTACAAGCGCAGAG CTTCACTTTGTGCATTACAACGATAAATACCCGGATGCTACCGAAGCAATGAAGCACCCTGACGGTTTGAGTGTACTTGGCGTATTTATTGAC GTGGAAGACACATGCAACCCTGCATATCAGGTTCTTCTGCACAACGTTAGGAAGGTTCGGTACGCG CACACCGAAGCCCATGTGGAAGGATGCCTTGACGTGGATGGATTATTCCCATCAG ACAAAGGCGCCTTCGCTCACTACCACGGATCCCTGACCACCCCACCACTTACCGAATGCGTGGAGTGGATCAACTTTCGCGAAATAACCGGAATATCTCAAGAGCAG ATGGACACGTTCAGGGGATTGTATTCTACCGAGGAAGGCAAACCAGCAGTGCCTCTGGTGGACAATTTCCGTCCAGTGCAACCAATTCATGGTCGCACAGTTTACTGCCGCGACTGTATGTAA